Proteins encoded in a region of the Lepeophtheirus salmonis chromosome 6, UVic_Lsal_1.4, whole genome shotgun sequence genome:
- the LOC121119804 gene encoding flotillin-1, whose product MACIQLLRPEPGEAIVWASPTGCTVLRYGRDEPRWTMFPSIFTIPTSVISTEVVTSFGLTNEAISTSLVGSLRYSIFSETDSMLIDVAERFWSKGREGLHEMILDMTSSIQGSVLGEFPILQMRTVEGMSQFVAKIKVILERELDPLGISIQGYFVKELQDHVGYLNAIDSLQVSSIVKKSRISTAEKKLENVLTETNFKMHAFERSLQEKQVSFMETSYPELGKLKALIIKEIYKANEHYNQKLREVENEKSNIQEQGSLEISHLKQRVDDELDNYIEKCKKELEEVVYRPADEEKKKMEYDSHLLAEESIEEARKEARYIVLESERKAVKIYKETNQSLERLCQLAKELKDYPLEEFINALDNSVEENGILKPFIELIVKLLRDFDGRNKAKTIKDNVPKIEEENGSLLLLSQSDCKVLQEPILPEPVCVTIA is encoded by the coding sequence ATGGCTTGTATTCAACTCCTAAGACCCGAACCAGGCGAAGCAATTGTTTGGGCCTCTCCAACAGGATGTACAGTTCTTCGCTACGGTCGTGATGAACCCCGATGGACGATGTTCCCTTCAATATTTACGATACCCACGTCTGTTATTAGTACAGAGGTCGTTACGAGTTTCGGACTCACGAATGAAGCTATTTCCACGTCCCTGGTTGGGAGTCTCCGATACTCCATCTTCTCTGAAACAGACTCTATGTTGATCGATGTGGCGGAGCGTTTTTGGTCCAAAGGACGGGAGGGTCTTCATGAGATGATTCTTGATATGACTTCATCTATTCAAGGTAGCGTTCTTGGAGAATTCCCTATTCTGCAGATGAGAACAGTGGAGGGTATGTCGCAATTTGTGGCTAAGATCAAAGTAATTCTTGAAAGAGAGTTGGATCCGCTTGGTATTTCCATTCAAGGCTATTTTGTTAAGGAACTGCAAGATCATGTGGGATACCTCAATGCCATTGACTCTCTCCAAGTTTCTTCCATTGTCAAAAAGTCAAGGATCAGTACtgctgaaaaaaaattggaaaatgtaCTTACTGAGACGAACTTTAAGATGCATGCATTTGAACGCTCACTCCAAGAAAAGCAAGTGAGTTTTATGGAAACATCCTACCCAGAATTAGGGAAGTTGAAAGCCTTAATCATCAAGGAGATATACAAAGCTAACGAGCACTACAATCAAAAGTTAAGAGAGgtggaaaatgaaaaatccaataTTCAAGAGCAAGGATCCTTAGAGATATCCCATCTAAAACAACGAGTTGATGACGAATTGGATAATTATATTGAGAAATGCAAAAAGGAACTCGAAGAAGTTGTCTATAGACCAGCAgatgaagaaaagaagaaaatggagTATGATTCTCATTTACTTGCAGAGGAGTCTATTGAGGAAGCTAGAAAAGAAGCTCGTTACATCGTTCTGGAGTCTGAACGAAAAGCTgtcaaaatatacaaagaaacGAATCAAAGTCTAGAGCGCCTTTGTCAATTAGCGAAGGAATTAAAGGATTATCCTCTTGAAGAATTCATTAATGCATTGGATAACTCTGTGGAGGAAAACGGGATTTTAAAGCCTTTTATTGAGTTAATAGTCAAGCTCCTGAGAGATTTTGATGGAAGAAATAAGGCCAAGACAATCAAAGACAACGTGCCAAAAATAGAGGAAGAAAATGGTTCTCTTCTACTTC